In Crinalium epipsammum PCC 9333, the following are encoded in one genomic region:
- a CDS encoding Stp1/IreP family PP2C-type Ser/Thr phosphatase has product MIFRFTGRTDPGVVRSTNQDDFYIDPEGRFFIVADGMGGHAGGQEASRIATTTIYQFLDKYWDSAEESPKLLHQAFLDANQAILQDQYDHPERSEMGTTAVMVMFRHDQPWYAHVGDSRLYRLRDSNLEQVTEDHTWVARAIKAGELTKEQSRVHPWRHVLSQCLGRKDIYQIDVQSIDLTVGDRILLCSDGLTEELTDSAISSYLESNSDCEQAAVALINGAKQNGGRDNITVVIVAIE; this is encoded by the coding sequence ATGATATTTCGTTTCACGGGTCGTACTGATCCGGGGGTAGTTAGGAGTACCAACCAGGATGATTTTTATATCGACCCAGAGGGAAGATTTTTTATAGTTGCTGATGGCATGGGCGGACACGCAGGCGGTCAAGAGGCAAGTCGAATAGCTACAACGACAATTTATCAGTTTTTGGATAAATATTGGGATTCTGCTGAGGAATCACCAAAGTTATTACATCAGGCGTTTTTAGACGCAAATCAGGCTATTTTACAAGACCAATATGATCATCCAGAACGCTCAGAAATGGGTACTACGGCTGTGATGGTAATGTTCCGTCATGATCAGCCTTGGTATGCCCATGTAGGTGACTCTCGTTTATATCGCCTACGAGATTCTAATTTAGAGCAGGTTACTGAAGATCATACTTGGGTAGCGCGAGCGATTAAGGCTGGTGAACTAACGAAAGAGCAGTCTCGTGTTCACCCTTGGCGGCACGTATTGTCTCAATGTTTAGGTCGTAAAGATATTTATCAAATTGATGTGCAATCAATAGATTTAACGGTAGGCGATCGCATTCTACTCTGTAGTGATGGGCTTACAGAAGAACTTACTGATTCTGCGATTAGTTCCTACCTTGAATCTAACTCTGACTGTGAGCAAGCTGCTGTTGCTCTAATTAATGGTGCTAAACAAAACGGTGGTCGAGACAATATCACAGTTGTGATCGTTGCCATTGAGTAA